In a single window of the Terriglobales bacterium genome:
- a CDS encoding transketolase C-terminal domain-containing protein yields MKATTSKFELKMGVATREAYGQALAELGAKNPNIVALDADLAKSTFSAKFQEKFPDRFYTCGIAEADMVGIASGLALAGKIPFASSFAVFLCDKGYDQLRMCVAYPRVNAKFVGSHGGISIGEDGPSQQSVEDFALMCGLAGFVVLHPADEFSARALVHRMAEWQGPVYMRTGRAKAPIIYGPNDTFEIGKAKVHGAGRDVAIVACGFEVGYALQAQAQLEEEGISARVVDMHTIKPLDDEAVAKAARECGAIVTAEEHLLDGGLGSQVARSVAKSHPVPMEFVGIQNTYAESGTPDQLMNKYGLTAPFIVEAVKKVLKRK; encoded by the coding sequence ATGAAAGCGACGACCTCAAAATTCGAGCTGAAGATGGGCGTGGCGACGCGCGAGGCCTACGGCCAGGCGCTCGCCGAACTGGGCGCGAAGAACCCGAACATTGTCGCCCTGGACGCCGACCTGGCGAAGTCCACCTTCAGCGCCAAGTTCCAGGAGAAGTTCCCCGACCGCTTCTACACCTGCGGCATCGCCGAGGCCGACATGGTGGGCATCGCCAGCGGCCTGGCCCTGGCGGGAAAGATCCCGTTCGCCTCTTCATTCGCCGTCTTCCTCTGCGACAAGGGTTACGACCAGCTGCGCATGTGCGTAGCGTATCCTCGGGTGAACGCGAAGTTCGTCGGCTCCCACGGCGGCATCTCCATCGGCGAGGACGGCCCGAGCCAGCAGTCGGTGGAGGATTTCGCGCTGATGTGCGGCCTGGCCGGGTTCGTCGTGCTGCACCCCGCCGACGAGTTCTCGGCGCGCGCCTTGGTGCATCGCATGGCCGAATGGCAAGGCCCGGTGTATATGCGCACCGGCCGGGCGAAGGCGCCGATCATCTACGGCCCCAATGACACCTTCGAGATCGGCAAGGCCAAGGTGCACGGCGCTGGGCGCGATGTCGCCATCGTGGCCTGCGGCTTCGAGGTCGGATACGCCTTGCAGGCGCAGGCGCAGTTGGAAGAGGAAGGGATCTCGGCGCGCGTGGTGGACATGCACACCATCAAGCCGCTCGACGACGAGGCTGTGGCCAAAGCGGCGCGCGAGTGCGGCGCCATCGTCACCGCCGAGGAGCACCTGCTCGACGGCGGCCTGGGCTCCCAGGTGGCGCGCTCGGTGGCCAAGTCCCACCCAGTGCCCATGGAGTTCGTCGGCATCCAGAACACCTACGCGGAGTCGGGCACGCCCGATCAGCTCATGAACAAGTACGGCCTGACCGCGCCGTTCATCGTCGAGGCGGTCAAAAAGGTATTGAAGCGGAAGTAG